The following are encoded in a window of Eriocheir sinensis breed Jianghai 21 chromosome 35, ASM2467909v1, whole genome shotgun sequence genomic DNA:
- the LOC127007289 gene encoding soma ferritin-like isoform X2, whose translation MRTMPPPAASLHRLLLLLLATLCLLPCLTHARNDAHRHRQADMPTVGEEEEMGHGGGSGGDNGGGHYGGYGGEGEVQPMARCRHNYHERTEAAINRQINLFHHVGYVYSSMAHHFSGCDVALPGFEKFFQQMAEEQQVRAATLTKYQSLRGGVAMMLPVSAPATNNWGSGLEAMERALELEKSVNQVEKIFTLSQYVTSLERVGPGLGEYMFDKMPQN comes from the exons ATGAGAACGATGCCCCCGCCAGCAGcctccctccaccgcctcctgctcctgctcctcgccACCCTCTGCCTCCTGCCCTGCCTCACACACGCCAGAAACGA cgCACACCGGCACCGACAAGCTGACATGCCCAcagtgggggaggaagaggagatggggcaTGGAGGCGGGAGTGGAGGAGACAACGGCGGCGGTCACTACGGCGGAtacggaggtgagggagaggtgcaGCCCATGGCCCGGTGCCGCCACAACTACCACGAGAGGACGGAAGCGGCGATCAACAGGCAAATCAACTTGTTTCACCACGTGGGATATGTCTACAGCAGCATG gcTCACCACTTCAGCGGGTGCGATGTGGCCCTTCCTGGGTTCGAGAAGTTCTTCCAGCAGATGGCGGAGGAGCAGCAGGTGCGCGCCGCCACGCTGACGAAGTACCAGAGCCTGCGGGGGGGCGTGGCTATGATGCTCCCGGTGTCCGCCCCCGCCACCAACAACTGGGGCAGCGGGCTGGAGGCCATGGAGAGGGCGCTCGAGCTGGAGAAGTCCGTGAATCAG GTGGAGAAGATCTTCACGCTGAGCCAGTACGTTACCAGCCTGGAGAGGGTCGGGCCTGGCCTCGGCGAGTACATGTTTGACAAGATGCCGCAGAACTAA
- the LOC127007289 gene encoding soma ferritin-like isoform X1, which produces MRTMPPPAASLHRLLLLLLATLCLLPCLTHARNDAHRHRQADMPTVGEEEEMGHGGGSGGDNGGGHYGGYGGEGEVQPMARCRHNYHERTEAAINRQINLFHHVGYVYSSMAHHFSGCDVALPGFEKFFQQMAEEQQVRAATLTKYQSLRGGVAMMLPVSAPATNNWGSGLEAMERALELEKSVNQALLELHLVAQQHEDTHTSTFIQTSFLNPQVEKIFTLSQYVTSLERVGPGLGEYMFDKMPQN; this is translated from the exons ATGAGAACGATGCCCCCGCCAGCAGcctccctccaccgcctcctgctcctgctcctcgccACCCTCTGCCTCCTGCCCTGCCTCACACACGCCAGAAACGA cgCACACCGGCACCGACAAGCTGACATGCCCAcagtgggggaggaagaggagatggggcaTGGAGGCGGGAGTGGAGGAGACAACGGCGGCGGTCACTACGGCGGAtacggaggtgagggagaggtgcaGCCCATGGCCCGGTGCCGCCACAACTACCACGAGAGGACGGAAGCGGCGATCAACAGGCAAATCAACTTGTTTCACCACGTGGGATATGTCTACAGCAGCATG gcTCACCACTTCAGCGGGTGCGATGTGGCCCTTCCTGGGTTCGAGAAGTTCTTCCAGCAGATGGCGGAGGAGCAGCAGGTGCGCGCCGCCACGCTGACGAAGTACCAGAGCCTGCGGGGGGGCGTGGCTATGATGCTCCCGGTGTCCGCCCCCGCCACCAACAACTGGGGCAGCGGGCTGGAGGCCATGGAGAGGGCGCTCGAGCTGGAGAAGTCCGTGAATCAG GCGCTGCTGGAGCTGCACCTGGTGGCCCAGCAGCACGAGGACACCCACACCTCCACCTTCATCCAGACCAGCTTCCTCAACCCACAG GTGGAGAAGATCTTCACGCTGAGCCAGTACGTTACCAGCCTGGAGAGGGTCGGGCCTGGCCTCGGCGAGTACATGTTTGACAAGATGCCGCAGAACTAA
- the LOC127007286 gene encoding protein toll-like has product MMPQMLCCLLLGWAWLVTGAVGCGLCVEAGEGAQSSFTCTGTVDRKVHYSVEVSDEELRLSCSDVVDVDFSLMNGCDFSSVTHVQFLGCPLPTVSYQEVLQKIGVQSGNLISLTASVVAKKGVLTQQHLQGLKELQLLHLAGIHAVANNSFTQTAKLEIIEICNGTLNDLPPYLFHNLTKLETVMLHRNDIVELPPELFSSTPGLLAIHLQENNISSLQEGLFKGLTFLKTLNISKNKIEKLSSGIFSDTSAMETLDLSRNLISEIETNTFVNTMVLKRLNLGYNQLRALPPGTLEACHSLEWLKLNNNNLTHAGLFNAFPEVPSLIYLDLGHNDITIEDMYIFALNNQNKVKHLLLNNNNISVMPDALNFAFINLETLDLSWNVFKYLEFSALIFLTESIKLNLKHNKIKTLDFRWSSLSVEKKLNLALEGNQLGCDCENYGFLRVLQGKPYPLLNDTLHIEVEDIDEVFCQFSDGAMENLMDVTTEDLTCQLAIDDICSFAWRFHDSMLIIDCSYLNLTSVQSLNFTAYQDDEQDFTLILANNSLTSLDSLQNYSSLRNLSMAYNKLSSLNVSHIPPHLKALDVRGNNLTTLPFAVLSHLNTTDMSLKLGSNPWHCDCDLLDLFRFLHVPSRKVSDFTQLQCAEDGEALMNLNENDLCPFFLQPMVIVTIVAILIFLILFAVLGTVSFYKYKQGIKVWLYAHHMCLWAITEDELDADKKYDAFISYSHKDEEFVMKVLVPGLECGEPRYRVCLHYRDWVPGEYIQNQIMQSVEASRRTIVVLSSNFIESVWGQLEFRAAHSQALQDRTNRIIVIVYGKIPSENDLDEKLKLYITTKTYVRWGDNKFWEKLRYIMPHPPDLVQKKHRKRRDTDKLELCKSTSKQEVC; this is encoded by the exons ATGATGCCACAGATGCTCTGCTGCCTCCTGCTGGGATGGGCATGGCTGGTCACTGGTGCTGTTGGGTGTGGCCTGTGTGTGGAGGCTGGTGAGGGTGCACAAAGCTCCTTCACCTGCACAGGGACAGTGGACAGGAAGGTTCATTACTCAGTGGAGGTGTCCGACGAGGAGTTGCGGCTGTCATGTTCAGATGTGGTGGATGTTGATTTCTCACTCATGAATGGGTGTGATTTCTCCTCAGTAACACATGTACAGTTTCTTGGGTGCCCTCTTCCCACAGTTTCATATCAGGAAGTCTTGCAGAAAATTGGTGTGCAGTCAGGGAATCTCATATCATTAACTGCTTCTGTTGTTGCCAAGAAAGGAGTGTTGACACAGCAACATCTGCAAGGATTAAAGGAACTACAGCTTCTGCACTTGGCTGGTATACATGCTGTAGCAAACAACTCCTTTACTCAGACAGCCAAGCTAGAGATTATAGAAATTTGTAATGGTACCTTAAATGACCTACCACCATACCTATTCCATAATTTAACAAAGCTTGAGACTGTAATGCTGCATCGCAATGACATCGTAGAACTTCCACCAGAGTTGTTTTCCAGTACTCCTGGACTTCTTGCAATCCATCTTCAAGAAAACAACATCAGCAGCCTTCAAGAAGGTCTGTTTAAAGGTCTGACATTTCTGAAAACTTTGAACATCAGTAAAAACAAGATTGAAAAATTGTCCAGTGGTATTTTTTCTGATACATCTGCAATGGAAACACTAGACCTGAGCAGAAATTTAATCTCAGAAATAGAAACCAATACTTTTGTAAACACAATGGTGTTGAAGAGGCTCAACTTAGGCTACAACCAACTGAGGGCCTTGCCTCCAGGTACACTTGAAGCGTGTCATTCTCTTGAGTGGCTGAAGctaaacaacaacaacctgaCACATGCTGGACTCTTCAATGCCTTCCCTGAGGTCCCTTCTCTCATCTACCTTGACTTGGGCCATAATGATATAACTATTGAAGACATGTATATATTTGCactaaataatcaaaataaagtgaaacatctgcttctaaataataacaatataagtGTAATGCCAGATGCCCTCAATTTTGCCTTCATCAACTTGGAGACCCTTGATTTGTCATGGAATGTATTTAAGTACTTGGAGTTTAGTGCTCTAATATTTTTAACAGAGTCAATAAAGCTGAATCTGAagcataacaaaataaaaacttTGGACTTCAGATGGAGCTCTCTATCTGTTGAGAAAAAATTAAACTTGGCCCTGGAGGGAAATCAGCTTGGATGTGACTGTGAGAATTATGGCTTCCTCAGAGTGTTGCAAGGCAAGCCATATCCACTGTTAAATGATACGCTGCATATTGAAGTTGAAGACATTGATGAAGTTTTCTGTCAATTCTCTGATGGTGCTATGGAGAATCTGATGGATGTCACGACAGAGGATCTAACCTGTCAGTTGGCAATTGATGACATCTGCTCTTTTGCTTGGCGGTTCCATGATTCAATGCTGATCATTGATTGCTCTTACCTGAACCTAACATCTGTTCAATCATTAAACTTCACCGCATACCAGGACGACGAACAAGATTTCACTCTTATCTTGGCCAACAACAGCTTAACGAGCCTAGATAGCTTGCAGAACTATAGTAGTCTGCGCAACTTGTCCATGGCCTACAACAAGCTCTCCTCGCTCAATGTCTCTCACATCCCACCTCACCTCAAGGCTCTAGATGTACGGGGAAATAATCTCACCACCCTGCCATTTGCTGTCCTAAGCCACCTCAACACAACTGATATGAGCCTCAAGCTGGGAAGTAACCCGTGGCACTGTGACTGTGACCTCCTTGATCTGTTCCGATTTCTTCATGTCCCCTCACGCAAG GTGAGTGACTTCACACAGTTGCAGTGTGCTGAGGATGGTGAAGCTCTGATGAATCTGAATGAAAATGATCTCTGCCCATTCTTTCTTCAGCCGATGGTTATCGTCACAATTGTTgccattcttattttcctcatcctctttgctGTCCTTG GGACAGTCAGTTTCTACAAATACAAGCAAGGCATTAAAGTGTGGCTATATGCCCACCACATGTGTCTTTGGGCCATCACTGAGGATGAGCTTGATGCAGACAAGAAGTATGATGCCTTCATCAGCTACTCCCACAAG GATGAAGAGTTTGTGATGAAGGTGCTGGTACCGGGCCTGGAGTGTGGGGAGCCCAGGTACCGGGTGTGCCTCCACTACAGGGACTGGGTGCCGGGTGAGTACATCCAGAACCAGATCATGCAGAGTGTGGAGGCCAGTCGCCGCACCATTGTTGTTCTCTCGTCGAACTTCATTGAGAGCGTGTGGGGCCAGCTGGAGTTTCGAGCTGCCCATTCCCAGGCCCTGCAAGACCGCACTAACAGGATTATCGTCATTGTGTATGGCAAG ATTCCATCTGAAAATGACTTGGATGAGAAACTGAAGTTGTACATCACCACAAAGACATATGTGCGCTGGGGTGACAACAAGTTCTGGGAGAAGCTGAGGTACATCATGCCCCACCCTCCAGATCTTGTACAGAAGAAGCACCGCAAGCGCAGGGACACGGACAAGCTGGAACTATGCAAGTCCACCTCAAAGCAGGAGGTGTGCTGA